From a region of the Archocentrus centrarchus isolate MPI-CPG fArcCen1 chromosome 18, fArcCen1, whole genome shotgun sequence genome:
- the LOC115797518 gene encoding uncharacterized protein LOC115797518 isoform X6: MTYPCADYALRTDESFTNMADESHHHEGPHPFIGSSVGMVSQFPLDYMHLVCLGVVRRMLHIWLRGPLNFRLPASIVERMSAKLLEMRSFIPVEFARKPRSLRELDRWKATEFRQFLLYTGPVMLGTFLDQNMYYNFMLLFSGVAILVSPRLSCHTQYARTLLKCFVSHFGEIYGKDQIVYNVHGLVHLAGDVQLHGCLDSFSAFPYENYLHKLKKLIRKPEFPLAQIIRRLSEIRIMEAPLSCTSFKKPHYVGPIIGGLSVKAQYGEMTCDKWTVKVSTGDNVFVIGNDICCIHNIVECSDGVYVVYKEFSDKSLFFDYPFNSDYLNIYKISQTSDSFKCVKVSELVVKCTVLPHRDGFVAIPMFHAF, translated from the coding sequence ATGACATACCCATGTGCAGACTATGCCCTACGGACAGATGAATCCTTCACAAACATGGCCGATGAGAGTCATCATCATGAAGGACCACATCCATTTATTGGCAGTAGTGTGGGTATGGTTTCACAGTTCCCTCTAGATTACATGCATTTAGTTTGTTTAGGAGTTGTTAGAAGAATGCTACACATCTGGCTCAGGGGTCCTCTGAATTTTCGATTGCCTGCGAGCATAGTGGAAAGAATGTCAGCAAAACTGTTAGAAATGCGTTCCTTTATTCCTGTAGAGTTTGCACGGAAGCCCAGATCTCTGAGGGAATTGGATCGTTGGAAGGCCACAGAATTTAGACAGTTTCTCCTGTACACAGGACCTGTAATGCTAGGCACATTTCTGGATCAAAATATGTACTATAATTTCATGCTACTCTTCTCTGGTGTTGCTATTTTAGTTAGTCCTAGACTGTCCTGCCACACACAGTATGCCCGTACTttgctgaaatgttttgttaGTCACTTTGGTGAAATATATGGAAAAGATCAAATTGTTTATAATGTACATGGTTTGGTCCATCTAGCAGGTGATGTGCAACTACATGGTTGTCTGgactcattttcagcatttccttATGAAAATTATCTGCATAAGCTTaaaaagctcatcaggaaaccaGAGTTCCCCCTTGCCCAAATAATCCGTCGATTGTCTGAAATTAGAATTATGGAAGCTCCTTTAAGTTGTACctcttttaaaaagccacaTTATGTTGGACCAATTATAGGTGGActgtcagtgaaagcacagTATGGTGAAATGACCTGTGATAAGTGGACTGTTAAAGTTTCAACTGGggataatgtttttgttattggaAATGATATTTGTTGTATACATAACATTGTAGAGTGCAGTGATGGAGTCTATGTGGTATACAAGGAATTCTCAGATAAATCTTTGTTCTTTGATTATCCATTTAACTCTGACTAtctgaatatttataaaatttcacaaacatcaGATTCATTCAAGTGTGTTAAAGTGTCAGAGCTTGTTGTAAAATGTACTGTTTTGCCTCATAGAGATGGTTTTGTGGCCATACCAATGTTCCATGCCTTTTAG
- the LOC115797518 gene encoding uncharacterized protein LOC115797518 isoform X1, translating into MNRKTLPVSNSTLRRRARVDVENRLKQMRDDATNLIDFQMTTERNLDHGHISEEHFHESHTGTDNPHCLDTETGAGFSEQDGMEIDLGLSEDFEDAACDVQTQTSESDHFDDELQDSVSLSDSLSHWAIQFRISLVALTALLAILRIYHSDIPKDARTLLRTETEYSILERAGGQYHYFGILASLRNTLLKFKHTLADSFTLKLQINIDGLPLFKSSCLQLWPILGLLLSVPMKEPVVIGLFCGPKKPSSAKDFLEDFVTELQQLENGFDLEGKQLNLKLHTVICDTPARSFIKNTKNHNAYHGCDKCVQPGNYINRRMTYPCADYALRTDESFTNMADESHHHEGPHPFIGSSVGMVSQFPLDYMHLVCLGVVRRMLHIWLRGPLNFRLPASIVERMSAKLLEMRSFIPVEFARKPRSLRELDRWKATEFRQFLLYTGPVMLGTFLDQNMYYNFMLLFSGVAILVSPRLSCHTQYARTLLKCFVSHFGEIYGKDQIVYNVHGLVHLAGDVQLHGCLDSFSAFPYENYLHKLKKLIRKPEFPLAQIIRRLSEIRIMEAPLSCTSFKKPHYVGPIIGGLSVKAQYGEMTCDKWTVKVSTGDNVFVIGNDICCIHNIVECSDGVYVVYKEFSDKSLFFDYPFNSDYLNIYKISQTSDSFKCVKVSELVVKCTVLPHRDGFVAIPMFHAF; encoded by the coding sequence atgaATAGAAAGACTCTACCTGTCTCCAACTCCACCTTAAGAAGGAGGGCCCGTGTAGACGTAGAAAACCGACTTAAACAAATGCGGGATGACGCCACAAATTTAATTGACTTTCAGATGACAACAGAGAGGAACCTTGACCATGGACACATCAGTGAAGAGCATTTTCATGAAAGTCACACTGGAACTGATAATCCACACTGTCTAGACACTGAAACCGGTGCTGGTTTTAGTGAGCAAGATGGCATGGAGATAGATCTAGGCCTGTCTGAGGATTTTGAGGATGCTGCTTGTGATGTTCAGACTCAGACATCTGAGTCTGATCATTTTGATGATGAACTCCAAGACTCGGTTTCACTCTCTGACAGTTTATCCCACTGGGCCATACAATTTCGTATTTCCTTGGTCGCTTTGACAGCATTATTGGCCATACTTCGCATTTACCATTCTGATATTCCAAAGGATGCTAGGACACTCCTCAGAACTGAGACAGAATACTCAATTCTTGAAAGGGCTGGAGGACAGTACCACTATTTTGGCATTCTGGCTTCTCTTAGAAATACATTGTTAAAGTTCAAACACACGTTAGCAGACAGTTTCACTTTAAAGTTACAAATCAACATAGATGGACTTCCTTTGTTCAAGAGTTCTTGTCTGCAGTTGTGGCCCATCCTTGGTCTACTATTAAGTGTTCCCATGAAGGAACCTGTAGTTATAGGTTTGTTCTGTGGACCAAAGAAACCAAGTTCAGCAAAAGACTTCCTTGAAGACTTTGTTACAGAGTTACAACAGCTTGAAAATGGTTTTGATTTAGAAGGTAAACAGTTAAATCTCAAGCTGCATACAGTCATCTGTGACACACCAGCCAGgtcctttattaaaaacacaaagaaccacAATGCCTACCATGGATGTGACAAATGTGTGCAGCCTGGAAACTATATTAACAGACGCATGACATACCCATGTGCAGACTATGCCCTACGGACAGATGAATCCTTCACAAACATGGCCGATGAGAGTCATCATCATGAAGGACCACATCCATTTATTGGCAGTAGTGTGGGTATGGTTTCACAGTTCCCTCTAGATTACATGCATTTAGTTTGTTTAGGAGTTGTTAGAAGAATGCTACACATCTGGCTCAGGGGTCCTCTGAATTTTCGATTGCCTGCGAGCATAGTGGAAAGAATGTCAGCAAAACTGTTAGAAATGCGTTCCTTTATTCCTGTAGAGTTTGCACGGAAGCCCAGATCTCTGAGGGAATTGGATCGTTGGAAGGCCACAGAATTTAGACAGTTTCTCCTGTACACAGGACCTGTAATGCTAGGCACATTTCTGGATCAAAATATGTACTATAATTTCATGCTACTCTTCTCTGGTGTTGCTATTTTAGTTAGTCCTAGACTGTCCTGCCACACACAGTATGCCCGTACTttgctgaaatgttttgttaGTCACTTTGGTGAAATATATGGAAAAGATCAAATTGTTTATAATGTACATGGTTTGGTCCATCTAGCAGGTGATGTGCAACTACATGGTTGTCTGgactcattttcagcatttccttATGAAAATTATCTGCATAAGCTTaaaaagctcatcaggaaaccaGAGTTCCCCCTTGCCCAAATAATCCGTCGATTGTCTGAAATTAGAATTATGGAAGCTCCTTTAAGTTGTACctcttttaaaaagccacaTTATGTTGGACCAATTATAGGTGGActgtcagtgaaagcacagTATGGTGAAATGACCTGTGATAAGTGGACTGTTAAAGTTTCAACTGGggataatgtttttgttattggaAATGATATTTGTTGTATACATAACATTGTAGAGTGCAGTGATGGAGTCTATGTGGTATACAAGGAATTCTCAGATAAATCTTTGTTCTTTGATTATCCATTTAACTCTGACTAtctgaatatttataaaatttcacaaacatcaGATTCATTCAAGTGTGTTAAAGTGTCAGAGCTTGTTGTAAAATGTACTGTTTTGCCTCATAGAGATGGTTTTGTGGCCATACCAATGTTCCATGCCTTTTAG